From the Pediococcus acidilactici genome, the window ATAGCGGTAATTTCCTTCCAAGTGAATCGCATCGTTACTCCTTAAGGCTAATAAAAAAGACTTCTCAAGAAGTTTTAATTCTTAAGAAGTCTTTTTTAATTTCGTTTGTGGTATTTTAATTAACTCAACGTACGCAATTTAATTATTAAATCATTACCGTAATGGTTGCCGCCACTAAGATCAGCACTAAACCAGCAACCGTAACGGCCATTTCTTTAGGCGTTTTCTTTTGCCCTAGGAACCAGATTCCGGTTAAGGTTGCCAAAACTACTGAAGTTTGTGACAAGATAAATCCAGTTGCCAAACCATTCATGTTTGGTTGTGCCGAAATCAAGTACGTTAAAGCTGCAAAAGCAAAGAAGAACCCAGAAATAATTTGTTTGTAAGAAACTGCTTCAGTTAACGCTGATTTTTCACCCTTTAATGATAGGAAGACGGCGTAGACTACCCCCACAATCACCATTCCGATAGCTTGTGGCAAGAAAGCGTGCATCCCATCAACCGGAGTTGCCTGTGGAGCAGCCGAGTATAACCAATAACCAATTTCACCAACTGCTAACCAACCCACTGCTTGGGTAATTAACTTAGAGTTTTCCTTAGTCTTGTGTTCTGACCAAACTGTCAAAGACGCACCAAAAATAATCATAATTAGGGCAATTCCACCAACAATTTTAGCGGTAACTCCTGGCCAGTTTCCTAGCGCGATGACCCCCCACAATGAAGCTCCTAAAAGCTGGAAAGCCGTGGTGATTGGCATAGCCCGTGATGAACCAATCATGGCAAAACTCTTAAACGTAATAATTTCAGCACTTGCCCAACCAATTCCGGAAGCGATGGTCAGTACCAAATTCCATCCGGTAGGTAAGCTTAGGCCGTTCACCATTGCGACTACCAACGCAAAAATGAGAGTACCAAAAGCGGTCCCGACAATTTGATCAACCGGGCGACCGCCGATTTTAGATGCTAGGGTAGGAAATAATCCCCACCCAATCAACGGTCCAAGACCGATTAAAATTGCTGTTGCATTCATACTTTTTCCCCCTTAAATAAAGAGGCTGGGAACATTGCTTCCGCAGCCTCGGTTAATCCCTATGGCGTTGACCAAACATATTAATAATACGCCTTTAATTGCCCGTTTTAAATCTTTTACCGTTATTAATATTGACTACCTAACTTCTTGATTCCCTTAAGGGTTGGCTAAAATACTACGCCACTTTCTAAAATGATATTTGAATAAGGCGTCATTTCTCCGGTCCGAATGAAGGCGCGACAGTTATTTAAGTCTTGCTTCATTTCTGAGTGTGGAATGAAAGTAACCGGCACGTTAGGCATTATTTCTTGAATGCTTTCCAGCATCTTAGGATTTTCGGTCTTGATTTCTTCCGCTAAGTAAATTCGTTGTACTTCTAATTCTTCTAAAACGTTCAAAAGTACTTGGGTAAAGCTTGGAATTCCATTATCAACTGCTAAGTCGATTTTTTCGGTTCCTGCTGGTACTGGCATACCGGCGTCACCAATGCTTAACTTATCAAAGTGACCCATTTGGGCAATTACCCGTGAAATATCTGAATTGATTACTTTTGTTTTTTTCATTTTTTCCGCTCCCCTTCGTTAGTTTAATTCTTTCTTGTATGGAATCGATGGTTGCGCGCCAAAGCGTTGAACCGTCAATGATGATGCTTTATTACCGTAAAGGATGGCATCCTTAAGGTTGCTAAAGTCGGGGTTTAAAACCGTGCTCATTGCGCCAATGAAAGTATCCCCAGCCGAAGTAGTGTCGACCGCCTTTACTTTGAACGCTGGAACAATTCCAGTTTCACCATTAACACTGTAGAAAGTACCTTTACTTCCAATAGTGATTAACACAGCCTTAATTCCTTGGTCGTGTAAAGCCTTAGCAGCCTTTACCATGCTAGCTTCGTCAGTGACTTCAATTCCAGTAAGAATTTCAGTTTCTGTTTCATTTGGAATAATCATGTCCGTTACAGCTAACAAGTCATCAGGCACTTTTTCAATTGCGGGAGCCGGATTCAAAATTGTTTTTACGCCCGCTTCGTGAGCGATTTCAAAAGCTTTTGTCGTTGCCGCTAATCCGGTTTCAAATTGAGCAATAACGAAATCACTGTTTTTAATTACATCCGCTTTTGATGCTACATAATCTGGGGTAAAGGCCATGTTAGCGCCGGCATGAAGCATAATTTCATTTTCTCCAGCGTCATCAACCACGATGTAAGCTTGGCCAGTTGCTTGGTTGTCTAAAGTCGTAACTCCACTAAGGTCAATATCTTCATGTTCTAACAAATCCAACATTGCCCGACCAGCATCATCGTTACCTACCGCACCAATAAAATTGGTTTTTGCTTCGGAACGCTTTGCAGCTACCGCTTGGTTAGCACCTTTACCGCCACCAGCGGAAAAGATTTCCTTAGTATGCATTGTTTCACCAGGTTTAGGCATTTGCTTAACCCGGATTGTGCGATCTAAATTTATACTTCCAATAATCGTTACCGTACTCAACTTGTTTTCCTCCCGAGTGTTTAAGATTGCTATTTATTTTTAGGTAAAACGTTTTACTAAGCAAAAAAATAAAAATGTCCCTCACGTGAAAACGTTTTAAAGACATAATAGAAATATAGCACACTGCTTAAATTAATTCAAACGGGCTGTGGAAAATCTTTTTACTAAATGTACTGGTAACAGCTTTTCTTCCCATTTTTTATTGGGCTTTTCGATACGTTCAATCAGCATTTTAGCCGTAGTTTGCCCTAATTCAAAAATTGGTTGGGCAATCGTGGTTAATTGGGGGACCACGTATTCACACATATCAATGTTATCGTAACCAATTACGCTGTAATCTTCAGGAATTCGGCACCCCTGATCAGCCAGCCCGAGGTATAACCCTAAAGCAATCTGATCATTTACCGCAAAGATTGCCGTCGCGGGCGAATTAATCGCTGCTTGAGCGGCTTTGCGTCCACTCTTCTTAGATAACTCAGCATCCACTCGCACAATTTGGTCTTCTTCGAAAACCGTTTGAAACCCGCGAAGCCGATTTTGAATATTTTCCGTCGCGTTTTTAGGCATTACAATGGCAACGTGTCGGTGGCCTAAATCCCATAAATGTTGGGCAGCTTGTTGTCCCCCGGAAAAGTCATCCGTCAACACCGCATCACTGATTCCTTCTGACTTTTTCTGGTCTAAAACAATAAAGGGAAACTGCTCTCCTTGTAAAATTTCTTGGATTGCCGTGTTAGAAATTGACGAACTGGCAATGATAAATCCATCCACTCCCCGATGCGTCAACTCCGTCAAGTAACGGTCTTCCTTACCCTGGTCTAAATCTGCATTACAAAGCATCGTCATGAAATCATATTGGTATAAACCGTTTTCGATTCCCCGAACCAGCCCGTTGAAAAAGGGATTTGTAATATCTGGTACCAGGACCCCAATCATTTTACTTTTCTTCATAATCATTCGTTGAGCAAAATAGTCTGGTTCGTAACCCAATTCTTCCTTAGCACGTTGAATGCGCTTAATGGTTTTTGAGGAAAATCGGGAGCCATTTCCGTTTAAAGATTGGGAAACTGTGGTAACGGACACGCCGGCAGCTTTGGCAACGTCCTTAATCGTAACTTTCTTTTTATTCATTATGCTAACCACACCTAATTTGTAAATTGTTTTAAGGAATAGTTTACACTAAAAAAAGCAAGTGTGTGAAATTCTTTCGGGTACCCGTTCGTAATAAGCATATTTCGCATTCAGGTACGGATTCGTGTTAATTTTAATCCCTGGTTGATCCGAGTCGCTTTATTCGAGGCTAAAGAAAATTCACAAATTGCCACTTCCCCGCCATACAAAAAAAGCAGGCCGTCAGCCTGCTTTTAACTAATTTTTAACTTCAATTGAAGTTCACCTTTAACTTCATTTAACGATGCCTAAAGTTTGTAAAATCAAGTAAACGTTCAGCAAAATCAGCACAATCGTGGCGATCCAAGCACACCACTTCACCCATTGGCGGTTAGCAAATTCACCCATTAATTTCTTACTGCTGGTGTACATCACTAACGGAATTACCGCAAACGGCAACGCCACGCTGAGAAATACTTGGGAGAAGGTCAATAGGTTTTCAATCTTAGCTTCATCACCATGATAGTAAATCGCAAAAATCAACACCGGTGCTACCGATAGCAACCGGGTTACTAACCGTTGAACCCATAGGGGCACCCTCAAGCGAATGAAGCCTTCCATGATAATCTGACCGGATAGAGTTCCGGTAATCGTTGAACTTTGCCCAGACGCGAGCAAAGCTACCGCAAATAGCATACTCAACATTGGGCTAGCAATTGCCCCAACAATTTGGTTGTCGCTAAGGGCGTTAAATAAATCCACGAATCGCCCTAACGAGCTATTCGTTCCGTAGAACAGTGCAGCTCCTAAAATTAATAACAAACTGTTTACGATAAACGCTAGGAATAACTGCATGTTGGAATCAATTGTGGAAAAGCGGATTGCTTGAGCCACGTTCTTACGATCCCGACGGTCAATTTCCCGCGTTTGTGAAATTGAAGATCCTAGGTAGAGGTCATGCGGCATTACGGTAGCCCCCACGATCCCTAACGATAAATACAACATCGAATTGTTCTGCAAAATTACTGGCGCGGGCACGTATCCCTTAATAATCCCCGTAATGCTAGGATCTGAAAGGAAAACTTCGTAGGCAAAGACAATTAAAATCACCATTACCAGCGTAGCCACAATCGCTTCAATTTTCCGGAAGCCCAGCCGCATTAATAACAGCAAAATTAATACATCCGCTGCGGTAATCAAAATCCCGATAATCAGCGGAATGTGGAACAACAGTTCAAGCGCAATCCCTGAACCAATGATTTCCGCAATGTCGGTCGCCATAATTGCTAATTCCGCAACCACCCACAGCAAAAATCCGACCCGTTTACTCGTCCGCTCCCGGGTTAGCTGCGCTAAATCCTTCCCGGTAACAATTCCTAACCGGGCTGACATTGCTTGTAAAAGCATGGCAATCAAGCTAGAAATTAAAATAACCGACAGCAACGTATATTTAAATTGAGCACCACCCGCGATTGACGTAATCCAGTTTCCTGGATCCATGTAGCCAACCGCAATTAAGATCCCCGGCCCAGTATAGGCCATTAACGTTTTGAAAAAGCCGGCATTCTTTGGCACCTTAATACTACCGTTAATCTCATCTAAGCTCTTGTTATCTACTTCATCGAGTTTTTCTGACATTGTAGTCCCTCTTTTCTATTGGTTTAGAAATTCGGTAACTTGAAACAAACTCTCCACGCTAAAAATTGACCCATTTTAATATCAGCGAATTAAAAATGGATCAATTTTTGATATCTTCTTTTTTAAAACGGAGTGCTCTTTTCAAAAACCATAACTACTATACCATAAACCGTTATTTAAATGACCACAATTGCGCTTAATTTTTTTCACAACGTTCCGTGGCCTTCAATTATCGCTTACGGGTTAACACAGAGATTGCAAACATAAGGTTCACTACGGCAATAATTCCCCAGTTAAATTGAAACTGATGAGGGAAAAAGGCCGCCACCCACCAGCTCATCCCCGTGGTAATCAGCGCAAACAAAAGTATTTCGCGTATTTTACGACGCCAATCCATCAAATTCACCCAACTTATTTTTAATCAATTTAGCCATTTAAGGACTCACTGTCACATTTAAGCGTTAAGCCAATTATAGCGCCTATGGTTTAACTTGCCTAACTTTAACTAGTCCTTCGGGCGTCACCCGAAATAAGCCGGTACGATAATTTTGATGGTAGGTCTTTTGCAACATTACCGTAAAGGTCCGGTGCCATTCTGGAAGTGCAATATATTGGTAACTTTGAACCATTTTTTTAAAGTCCGTTGGCGACATCATGAAATTTTCGCGGGCGACCACGTTGTCCGAAAAGAAGTAATATTTGCCAACGTATCCCGCATAATAACTTGCCACGTCGTCTTGGTGTGGGTCCACTAGCAAAACCTTTTGGTGGTTATACTTCGTCGTTTGCTCTGCAATTTTTGGCAATTGAACTGGCAATTCTTCTTGACTATGCGCGTTATTGTATTCCACACCGTCAATTTCTGAAATCATCAAAATAGTTGAAAAAATCATCAATGCTAACGTTGTAAATTGGTAAATATTTTTTGTGATCAATGAACTAAACGAGCGAACGCCCCGTTTTTTAATTTCTTGGACATACATGGCCTTGTCCATCGCCACTGCCACCGCCAAAGCAGCTAAAAAGAGGTTTAATACGACCATGCTGGATAAGTAACGTTCTAGCCCATCAAGATGAATAGCTTCTTTATACGGCATGGAAACGAGGTACATGGCCAATACGCTAACGTAATAAACTATAAAACTAAGATCGATTGCTAAGAGAACTTTTAATAATGAATTTCGTTTGTGTAAAAATAGTCTAATTATTACCCACGCTACAACCACTCCAACGTTAATTAGCAAAACGCCCCTTGTAGAAAGCGAATTGAGTGTTAGGATCTGGTGGAGAAAATGGTGGCTGATTTCTCCCATTACGGTAGAGCTTTCGTGATTTAACTGACTTTGGTAAGCTTGAGCACTGATCTGGTGCTTAGTAACCACGCGGAAAGTGTTGTGAACGTGTTGGTTCCACCAAAAAAATGGTAAATAACTAAGTCCCATGGTGAGCACCATTCGCCACGAAGCAAATCGAAGGCGCCGCCAACGCTTGCCAAACGTTGCGTTAGTTGTTAACGAGTACAACAAATAGCAACCAATCATCACTACGTACATCGTTCCTGAATTTTTAATCAACAATAATTCGGCACTAAAAATTCCGGCAGTTACACATTGCAGCCCCGGGTGATGCCGGTACGAGTAAATCCCCGCAAAGGCCGCTGCTGCAACAACTGGCAACACAAAATCTACTAAAAGATTATTCATCCGAATCGCGATGTTAAAAACGTTGCTAATGGCAATGATAAAACACAGAAAAAAGGCCGTCATGGTACGGCTACGGTCCCGCAATGCAGCAAAAAGTGCGTATAAGCCGGCCCAAATCAATAGAAACTGGCCCACCAACATGGCTCCTTCGCTAAAGCCAACCCAACTAACAAATTCAGTGATCCATAGCGCCGCAGCTGGTGGGTAAGAAGTAAATGAAATCAAGGTTTCCCCACTGCCTGGTAAATGTCCCTGAAATAGTAGAAACTTAACCATTACCGCCCAGTGAGAATAATTATCATAATGAATTAGCGGACTGAAATATAAAATTCGTCCCATCATAATTCCCAAAATCAGCATCCAAAAGTCAAAGTAATGGATCCCTTCAAAAGGGAGTTTTCCCCGGTTAAAGCTAATTAGCCCGACCCGCACAACCAGACCAATGCATCCTACAATTACGACGGCTTTGAGGCCAAACTCCAGTAAGTTTAACATCGCCAGAAAGTACAGCACCAGCGTTTGCACAACCATCGCCGTAATCCACGACATGTACTTGTTCACTCCGGTCATCCGGATCAAGCCCGTGTATCCAAACTGGGCCATTACAAAAACGATTAAACCAAAAAATGACATTTTTTCATTACCTACATTTCTATACTAAGCATTACGACCGCCGCATAAAGCGCGTCGCTGATCGCTCGAGCTCCTTTAACCGCAAAATCACGTTTAAATGCAGCTGATCGAATGGCGTTAGCCAATTGTCTTGCTCTTTAGAAAGGAATTTATTTTCTCCGTCGTACGTGAGTTCTAGGTAGTAATCCTGATCCTTCCGGTCGTCAATACTTATGGTCACTCCGTACCATTTTGGCTCAGTATCAACTACCCGCACAACTTTACTTTTAAAATGAATTGGATAATTTTTGTAGTAAATTATTCCCGTCGTTTCTGTCCCCATCTCTAGCTGGTCTTGATCATTTGCGAGTTCAAACGAAAAACCGCCATCGGAAACGTCGCGCGTCTTAAAGTCCGCCCATTTACCATTTGCTAGCCGTAACTGGCCCTTAGCGTGGCGAATAAATCGTTCGCTACGACGATGAATATCGCGTTTCATAGAAATAAACAGACAGAAACTGAGGTTAATAAAGTGCATTACCAACCAGAAAGTAATTACGCTTCCTACAATAATTTCTGAACCCCATTTTCCCCAATTAAACTTAATGATCGCAATCAAGGTCAGCGACCACAAAATTAGGTATGGAATAATGTACAACTTATCACGCCAAGAAAATTGAACCTTTTTATCCGTAACCTTGAATTTCTTTGCGTGAATCCCAATCGATTCAAGCAAAACGGGCAAAAATAGGTAAGGAGCAAAAAAAGTTTCTTGAATTTCTCCCCACCGTTCGTTACGAATGTTGCTAGAAGCATCTCCCAGAACAAAGTGGAGTAAGAAGTAACCTGGTGCCCAAACAATCATGAGCACCCAGAAATTAGCGTTAACGACCTGTACTTTAAAAAGGGCGTATAAAATGGGGGCCGCAATATAAATTAACCGACGCAAAAATGACCACCAGTAGAGCCAAGTATTAATTAAGATAATTCGATTAATCAAATTAATTTTGGGGTTTAAAAAGATGTGGAGATTACGACAGCTTTGAATTACTCCCCGCGCCCAACGTGTCCGTTGTTTAATAACGCTTTTCATATCTACTGGGGTAATACCACTTGATACAGGCTCTACCGTTGCTAAGCTCTTATAACCCTCACTATTAATTTTGGTCCCAAGTTCAAAATCTTCCGTAATCGTATCAGTGGGAAATCCCCCCACTTTATCAACCGCTTCGCGTAAGAAAACTGCGTTAGAACCAGTGAATAGGGCGTGTCCGTTAGCACCATTTAAAACGTTAACGTCGCGTGAGAAAAAGTCTTGTTCGTTAACCACTGCGTCTTGTAAAAAGAGGTTAAACTGGAAAATATCCGCGTTATAAAAGCTTTGCGGCGTCTGCACAAAGCCTAGTGGTACGGTATGGTCCGGATCCGCCTGCAACTCAGCAAAATTTTCCGTAAAAAACGGGACACTCTCCATCAAAAAGTTAGAAAAAGGAACCATATCTGCATCAAAAATTGCAAATAGCGGTGCATGAAGCTGAGCCAACGCATTATTGATGTTGCCCGCCTTAGCGTGTTTATTTTCCTCCATCGTAACGTAATTAACGCGGTATTCCTTAGCTAGCTGGCGAACTTCCGGTCGGTTTCCATCATCGGCGATTACCACGTTAACCAGCTTAGGATCAGGATATTTCATAAACTTTGCCGCGTTCACGGTTTTACGTAGCAAAGCCACTTCTTCGTTGTGGGTCACGATAATTACGTCAATAGCCGGAACTGGTTGCTCAGCATCGAAATCCGGAATTTTGAAATCAACCGGCTTCTTTTGGCGAATCAACCGAAAAGCAATTAGTACGTACGCCGTGAAATTAGAAACGATCTCACTACCAACCAACATTAACGCGAAAATCAGCGTAAAAAGGTGGGCATGCCATGGAATCGTAAAAAACACCCGCCACAGCAGGTATAAAACGGATAAAACAATCGCTAAAACGTAACTAATTTTCTTGATTTTTGGCATTAGTCCGCCCCCTGTTTTTCCTTAAAAATCAAATCACGCTGGATTTGATAACTGATAATAAATAACGTAAAGTCGACCAAAATTTTGGCAATTAGCGGCGCGATGCTCCCCTGACTATGCGGGAGCCATCCGGTAACTAAATCGGTCAACCAGCCCGATGCAAACATTTGAACGATGAATAACACTCCGTATTTGATAATGGTCTGCCGTCCTTGTTTGCCAAAGACCACCCGGTGATTCAACGTGTAATTAACTACTGCAGATAACAACCGCGAAACGATCGTGGCCACGAGAATTCGTTCCCC encodes:
- a CDS encoding GRP family sugar transporter, which codes for MNATAILIGLGPLIGWGLFPTLASKIGGRPVDQIVGTAFGTLIFALVVAMVNGLSLPTGWNLVLTIASGIGWASAEIITFKSFAMIGSSRAMPITTAFQLLGASLWGVIALGNWPGVTAKIVGGIALIMIIFGASLTVWSEHKTKENSKLITQAVGWLAVGEIGYWLYSAAPQATPVDGMHAFLPQAIGMVIVGVVYAVFLSLKGEKSALTEAVSYKQIISGFFFAFAALTYLISAQPNMNGLATGFILSQTSVVLATLTGIWFLGQKKTPKEMAVTVAGLVLILVAATITVMI
- the rbsD gene encoding D-ribose pyranase produces the protein MKKTKVINSDISRVIAQMGHFDKLSIGDAGMPVPAGTEKIDLAVDNGIPSFTQVLLNVLEELEVQRIYLAEEIKTENPKMLESIQEIMPNVPVTFIPHSEMKQDLNNCRAFIRTGEMTPYSNIILESGVVF
- the rbsK gene encoding ribokinase, which codes for MSTVTIIGSINLDRTIRVKQMPKPGETMHTKEIFSAGGGKGANQAVAAKRSEAKTNFIGAVGNDDAGRAMLDLLEHEDIDLSGVTTLDNQATGQAYIVVDDAGENEIMLHAGANMAFTPDYVASKADVIKNSDFVIAQFETGLAATTKAFEIAHEAGVKTILNPAPAIEKVPDDLLAVTDMIIPNETETEILTGIEVTDEASMVKAAKALHDQGIKAVLITIGSKGTFYSVNGETGIVPAFKVKAVDTTSAGDTFIGAMSTVLNPDFSNLKDAILYGNKASSLTVQRFGAQPSIPYKKELN
- a CDS encoding substrate-binding domain-containing protein gives rise to the protein MNKKKVTIKDVAKAAGVSVTTVSQSLNGNGSRFSSKTIKRIQRAKEELGYEPDYFAQRMIMKKSKMIGVLVPDITNPFFNGLVRGIENGLYQYDFMTMLCNADLDQGKEDRYLTELTHRGVDGFIIASSSISNTAIQEILQGEQFPFIVLDQKKSEGISDAVLTDDFSGGQQAAQHLWDLGHRHVAIVMPKNATENIQNRLRGFQTVFEEDQIVRVDAELSKKSGRKAAQAAINSPATAIFAVNDQIALGLYLGLADQGCRIPEDYSVIGYDNIDMCEYVVPQLTTIAQPIFELGQTTAKMLIERIEKPNKKWEEKLLPVHLVKRFSTARLN
- a CDS encoding Nramp family divalent metal transporter, translating into MSEKLDEVDNKSLDEINGSIKVPKNAGFFKTLMAYTGPGILIAVGYMDPGNWITSIAGGAQFKYTLLSVILISSLIAMLLQAMSARLGIVTGKDLAQLTRERTSKRVGFLLWVVAELAIMATDIAEIIGSGIALELLFHIPLIIGILITAADVLILLLLMRLGFRKIEAIVATLVMVILIVFAYEVFLSDPSITGIIKGYVPAPVILQNNSMLYLSLGIVGATVMPHDLYLGSSISQTREIDRRDRKNVAQAIRFSTIDSNMQLFLAFIVNSLLLILGAALFYGTNSSLGRFVDLFNALSDNQIVGAIASPMLSMLFAVALLASGQSSTITGTLSGQIIMEGFIRLRVPLWVQRLVTRLLSVAPVLIFAIYYHGDEAKIENLLTFSQVFLSVALPFAVIPLVMYTSSKKLMGEFANRQWVKWCAWIATIVLILLNVYLILQTLGIVK
- a CDS encoding ABC transporter permease; translated protein: MSFFGLIVFVMAQFGYTGLIRMTGVNKYMSWITAMVVQTLVLYFLAMLNLLEFGLKAVVIVGCIGLVVRVGLISFNRGKLPFEGIHYFDFWMLILGIMMGRILYFSPLIHYDNYSHWAVMVKFLLFQGHLPGSGETLISFTSYPPAAALWITEFVSWVGFSEGAMLVGQFLLIWAGLYALFAALRDRSRTMTAFFLCFIIAISNVFNIAIRMNNLLVDFVLPVVAAAAFAGIYSYRHHPGLQCVTAGIFSAELLLIKNSGTMYVVMIGCYLLYSLTTNATFGKRWRRLRFASWRMVLTMGLSYLPFFWWNQHVHNTFRVVTKHQISAQAYQSQLNHESSTVMGEISHHFLHQILTLNSLSTRGVLLINVGVVVAWVIIRLFLHKRNSLLKVLLAIDLSFIVYYVSVLAMYLVSMPYKEAIHLDGLERYLSSMVVLNLFLAALAVAVAMDKAMYVQEIKKRGVRSFSSLITKNIYQFTTLALMIFSTILMISEIDGVEYNNAHSQEELPVQLPKIAEQTTKYNHQKVLLVDPHQDDVASYYAGYVGKYYFFSDNVVARENFMMSPTDFKKMVQSYQYIALPEWHRTFTVMLQKTYHQNYRTGLFRVTPEGLVKVRQVKP
- a CDS encoding glycosyltransferase, which encodes MPKIKKISYVLAIVLSVLYLLWRVFFTIPWHAHLFTLIFALMLVGSEIVSNFTAYVLIAFRLIRQKKPVDFKIPDFDAEQPVPAIDVIIVTHNEEVALLRKTVNAAKFMKYPDPKLVNVVIADDGNRPEVRQLAKEYRVNYVTMEENKHAKAGNINNALAQLHAPLFAIFDADMVPFSNFLMESVPFFTENFAELQADPDHTVPLGFVQTPQSFYNADIFQFNLFLQDAVVNEQDFFSRDVNVLNGANGHALFTGSNAVFLREAVDKVGGFPTDTITEDFELGTKINSEGYKSLATVEPVSSGITPVDMKSVIKQRTRWARGVIQSCRNLHIFLNPKINLINRIILINTWLYWWSFLRRLIYIAAPILYALFKVQVVNANFWVLMIVWAPGYFLLHFVLGDASSNIRNERWGEIQETFFAPYLFLPVLLESIGIHAKKFKVTDKKVQFSWRDKLYIIPYLILWSLTLIAIIKFNWGKWGSEIIVGSVITFWLVMHFINLSFCLFISMKRDIHRRSERFIRHAKGQLRLANGKWADFKTRDVSDGGFSFELANDQDQLEMGTETTGIIYYKNYPIHFKSKVVRVVDTEPKWYGVTISIDDRKDQDYYLELTYDGENKFLSKEQDNWLTPFDQLHLNVILRLKELERSATRFMRRS